Proteins co-encoded in one Xanthomonas campestris pv. badrii genomic window:
- a CDS encoding DUF3300 domain-containing protein gives MQRTQSWERLAWALAIASTGAMVLGGCQRHPPSQTAAPPSDPSPPVAAAPAYTPPTADQLYQLVAPIALFPDKLLAQTLAASVYPDQIIAAQDWLRSHGSLSASDRAQATVSQSWDPSIKALTAFPDVVDQLAGNLDWTRALGDAYAHDPNDVLNAVQIMRQRAQASGHLRSTPQQQVQVARHVVVTPILDAGRVPPPTQVITIEPAQPDVVYVPRYDPGVVYGTPVYVERTYRYHPVRWYDHSDVVTTGVVSFGVGILVGIALEHHHGWFGWATPAPAWHRWGWNSWGVDWNAPPAAPHYVVYQQHVYAPRTTIINNRTSYIDARSYVHQDQRRWSNSALPSAPGAAVVLAPVPGSHMAAPVTLPAIAQSLPAARRPGAFASAPSDTHRTPDYAHLSAPRFNAQMLQPGRPVATHAPSPLPATLPPAQVAPHGQNAPAPMVASADHPDTRHLDARTTALQSTRRQRSAMPQPPRSSQTAPPSLTAIEPAPRTTLPPREAFANQQPRGARQPEPEASQLRNAPVRGQSIAVPQQHAAFVEPQRVEHGLQPSRPVQHQVVQAPPQQHPQRVASFTAPHQAPARPAETHAQRPHSQPSQHHDHRRDS, from the coding sequence ACGCCTGGCTTGGGCGCTCGCCATCGCATCCACCGGCGCCATGGTGCTTGGCGGCTGCCAGCGTCACCCACCCTCGCAGACGGCAGCGCCGCCCTCCGATCCATCGCCTCCAGTTGCCGCAGCACCTGCGTATACGCCGCCAACTGCCGACCAGCTCTACCAGCTGGTCGCTCCAATCGCCCTGTTTCCCGACAAGCTGCTGGCGCAGACGCTGGCGGCCTCGGTGTACCCGGATCAAATCATCGCCGCACAGGACTGGTTGCGCAGTCATGGCAGCCTGAGCGCCAGCGACCGCGCGCAGGCCACCGTCTCGCAATCCTGGGACCCCAGCATCAAGGCGCTGACCGCCTTTCCGGACGTTGTGGACCAGCTTGCCGGCAATCTCGACTGGACACGGGCGCTGGGCGATGCCTACGCGCACGATCCCAATGACGTGCTCAACGCGGTGCAGATCATGCGCCAGCGCGCGCAGGCCAGTGGTCACCTGCGCAGTACGCCGCAACAGCAGGTGCAGGTGGCGCGGCATGTGGTGGTCACGCCGATCCTAGACGCGGGCCGCGTGCCGCCACCCACGCAAGTGATCACCATCGAACCGGCGCAACCGGACGTGGTCTACGTGCCGCGCTACGACCCAGGCGTGGTCTACGGCACACCGGTCTATGTGGAACGCACCTATCGCTATCACCCGGTGCGTTGGTATGACCACAGCGACGTGGTGACTACCGGCGTGGTGTCCTTCGGCGTCGGCATCCTGGTCGGCATTGCGCTGGAACACCATCATGGCTGGTTTGGTTGGGCAACCCCGGCGCCCGCATGGCATCGCTGGGGCTGGAACAGCTGGGGCGTGGACTGGAATGCGCCGCCTGCAGCGCCGCATTACGTGGTCTACCAGCAGCATGTCTACGCGCCGCGCACCACCATCATCAACAACCGCACTAGCTATATCGATGCCCGCTCTTATGTGCATCAGGACCAACGTCGCTGGTCGAACAGCGCGCTGCCGTCTGCGCCTGGTGCGGCAGTGGTGCTCGCACCAGTCCCGGGGTCGCACATGGCTGCGCCGGTCACGCTGCCGGCAATCGCGCAATCCTTGCCGGCTGCGCGACGTCCCGGCGCATTTGCATCTGCGCCAAGCGACACACATCGCACGCCCGACTACGCGCATCTGTCTGCGCCGCGCTTCAATGCACAGATGTTGCAGCCAGGCCGCCCGGTGGCCACGCATGCGCCCTCCCCGCTCCCAGCCACTCTGCCACCAGCTCAGGTGGCGCCGCACGGGCAGAATGCCCCTGCCCCGATGGTCGCTTCAGCCGATCATCCGGACACCCGACACCTGGACGCCCGGACGACTGCATTGCAGAGCACGCGGCGCCAGCGTTCGGCGATGCCTCAGCCGCCACGCTCCTCGCAGACGGCGCCCCCAAGCCTGACAGCCATCGAACCTGCGCCGCGCACTACGCTGCCACCGCGCGAGGCCTTCGCCAACCAGCAACCGCGTGGGGCCAGACAGCCGGAACCGGAGGCGTCGCAGCTGCGCAATGCCCCCGTGCGTGGACAATCAATCGCTGTGCCTCAGCAACATGCCGCGTTCGTGGAACCGCAACGTGTCGAGCATGGGCTGCAGCCATCGCGACCGGTTCAACAT